In one Sporomusa sphaeroides DSM 2875 genomic region, the following are encoded:
- the rnr gene encoding ribonuclease R codes for MDLADRILEFMREEAYKPLMAEDLAAGMNIRGKELEEFWQVLDKLEAAAAIIKTRYNKYGVPERMNLVVGKFSATTKGFGFILPENRELADVFIPPDAIGGAMHGDRVVARMHHRHVSGKAVEGEIIRIVTRANTKVVGTLEASRNFGFVLPDDRRIGRDIFIPKEELAGAKTGSKVVVEITDWPHKQKSAAGRVIEVLGRQGDLGIEILSIIKNNNLPTEFPPDVEKAAARVTTTISDEDLLGRRDLRDLGLVTIDGDDAKDLDDAVYVERLKNGNYLLGVHIADVSHYVRENTPLDNEARLRGTSVYLVDRVLPMLPPRLSNGICSLNAGEDRLTLSAQMEIDGRGQVVNHEIFPSVIRVKTRLTYNIVRQILADHDEVLRDKYAELVSPLEQMERLCRILRDRRMRRGAIDFDFPEIKVKLDDEGHPIAIEKRIRSIAESIIEEFMLVANETVAEHMHWLGVPSMFRVHEEPDEEKMSRLNLLLNNFGQRLPKTQEIEPMALQRVLSKIAGRPEERIISTVVLRSLKQARYDAENLGHFGLAATYYTHFTSPIRRYPDLIVHRLIRETFSKGDISAKRRQKLSVMLPEIALHSSERERAAAEAERATVDLKKVEYMAQFVGQEFDGIISGVAAFGFFVEIENGVEGLVRVSSLQDDYYQYVEEQYALIGERTSKIYRLGNSVRITVTRVNPAERTIDYVLAESGNLLQAIDNQVSDQKRSTPGTRRSASKTRTSTAKRKTASTAAKPKKPRAPKK; via the coding sequence ATGGACTTAGCTGACAGAATACTGGAGTTCATGCGGGAGGAAGCCTATAAACCACTTATGGCCGAGGACTTAGCCGCCGGGATGAATATCCGCGGCAAAGAACTGGAAGAATTTTGGCAGGTATTGGACAAGCTGGAGGCTGCAGCGGCGATCATAAAAACCCGCTATAACAAGTATGGTGTGCCTGAGCGTATGAATCTGGTTGTCGGCAAGTTTTCCGCAACAACCAAGGGTTTTGGCTTTATTTTACCGGAAAACCGGGAACTGGCGGACGTTTTTATTCCCCCTGACGCTATTGGCGGCGCCATGCATGGCGACCGGGTGGTAGCGCGGATGCACCACCGGCATGTGTCCGGCAAAGCAGTAGAAGGCGAGATTATCCGGATTGTTACCCGGGCCAATACTAAGGTCGTGGGCACTTTGGAAGCCAGCCGTAATTTTGGCTTTGTCTTGCCGGATGACCGGCGCATTGGCCGTGATATTTTTATTCCCAAAGAGGAACTTGCCGGCGCTAAAACCGGCTCCAAGGTTGTCGTCGAGATTACCGACTGGCCGCACAAGCAGAAAAGCGCGGCAGGCCGGGTTATCGAAGTGTTAGGCCGGCAGGGCGACCTGGGGATTGAGATACTCTCCATTATCAAAAACAATAATCTGCCGACAGAGTTTCCGCCCGATGTCGAAAAGGCTGCCGCCCGCGTCACCACCACCATTAGTGATGAGGATTTATTAGGCCGCCGCGACCTGAGAGACTTAGGTCTTGTGACCATTGACGGTGACGATGCCAAAGACCTGGACGATGCCGTGTATGTCGAACGCCTTAAAAACGGGAACTATCTGCTGGGTGTGCATATTGCCGATGTCAGTCATTATGTGCGGGAAAATACGCCGCTGGACAATGAAGCCAGACTCAGAGGCACCAGCGTGTATCTGGTTGACAGGGTACTGCCCATGCTGCCGCCGCGGCTGTCGAACGGCATTTGCAGCCTGAATGCCGGGGAAGACCGGCTGACACTGTCGGCCCAAATGGAAATAGACGGGCGGGGTCAGGTAGTCAATCATGAAATATTCCCCAGTGTTATCAGAGTCAAAACCAGACTGACCTACAACATCGTGCGGCAGATTCTGGCCGATCATGACGAAGTGTTACGGGACAAGTATGCCGAGCTGGTCAGTCCTTTAGAGCAGATGGAGCGCCTGTGCCGGATTCTGCGGGACCGCCGCATGCGCCGGGGCGCCATTGATTTTGATTTCCCGGAAATAAAAGTAAAATTAGATGATGAAGGGCATCCGATTGCCATTGAAAAAAGGATTCGCAGTATTGCCGAATCCATTATCGAAGAGTTCATGCTTGTGGCCAATGAAACGGTAGCAGAGCATATGCACTGGCTGGGTGTGCCGTCCATGTTCCGGGTGCATGAAGAACCTGACGAAGAAAAAATGAGCAGACTCAACCTGTTGCTTAATAACTTTGGCCAGCGTTTGCCGAAGACACAGGAAATTGAGCCCATGGCGCTGCAACGGGTACTTAGCAAGATTGCCGGCAGGCCGGAAGAACGTATTATCAGTACTGTTGTGCTGCGGTCCCTGAAGCAGGCCCGCTATGATGCCGAAAACCTGGGGCATTTTGGGCTGGCAGCCACCTATTATACCCACTTTACCTCACCCATCCGGCGTTACCCGGACTTAATTGTTCACCGTCTTATCCGGGAGACCTTTTCCAAAGGGGATATCTCGGCCAAACGGCGGCAAAAACTATCGGTCATGCTGCCGGAGATTGCGCTGCATTCCTCAGAACGCGAGCGGGCTGCCGCAGAAGCCGAGCGGGCAACTGTTGACCTGAAAAAAGTGGAGTACATGGCACAGTTTGTCGGCCAGGAATTTGATGGTATCATTAGCGGTGTTGCCGCCTTCGGCTTTTTTGTTGAGATAGAAAATGGGGTGGAAGGCTTGGTGCGCGTATCCAGCCTGCAGGATGACTATTATCAGTATGTGGAAGAGCAATATGCCTTGATTGGTGAGCGTACCAGTAAAATCTACCGGCTGGGCAATAGTGTCAGGATTACTGTTACCAGAGTCAATCCGGCAGAACGGACCATTGACTATGTCCTTGCCGAATCCGGCAACTTGCTGCAAGCCATTGACAATCAGGTCTCAGACCAAAAACGCAGCACCCCCGGAACAAGGCGCAGCGCTAGCAAAACCCGGACAAGTACGGCAAAAAGGAAAACTGCCTCTACTGCTGCCAAACCGAAAAAGCCCAGGGCGCCGAAAAAGTAG
- a CDS encoding sodium-translocating pyrophosphatase: MDLLYFAPVAGIVALAFAAYLMASVLRESPGNQKMQDISQAIFEGAMAFLNRQYKTLIPFTIVIFLILFYIDGYKLAVSFLVGAVCSAIAGYVGMTSTTKSNARTTEAARHSLNKALSVSFRAGAVMGMSVAGLGLLGVSGLYIIFKDPVVINSFAFGASAIAFFARVGGGIFTKAADVGADLVGKVEAGIPEDDPRNPAVIADNVGDNVGDTAGMGADLFESYAATAIAAMLIGQTVFKGDINGVLFPLVIGAAGIFASIVSTFLVRTSEDGDPQAALNRGIWGTNILVAFATYGFASMMFPAQAMGITIAVICGLAVNVLVGAITEYYTSNNKPPTQHIADASQTGPATNVIAGIACGLRSTALPMLVFAVAIWVAYSAAGIYGIAMAAMGMLCTAGMVVAVDSFGPVADNAGGIAEMAELGPEIRKTTDKLDAVGNTTAAIAKGFAIGSAALTALALFTAFGEEIAKNPKLSGLLVNGHLVINLTEPAVIIGIFLGATLPFLVCAFTMEAVGKAAFEMIGEVRRQFREIPGIMEGTGRPDYASCVDISTKAAIREMMLPGLFAVGSPILVGFVLGAKALAGFLAGATAAGVLLALFMSNAGGAWDNAKKWIETGKLGGKGTPAHAAAVIGDTVGDPFKDTSGPAMNPLIKVAGTISLIIAPLLFF, from the coding sequence ATGGATTTATTGTACTTTGCGCCGGTGGCAGGTATTGTCGCACTGGCTTTTGCTGCGTATTTGATGGCCAGCGTTTTAAGAGAAAGCCCTGGCAATCAAAAAATGCAGGACATCTCTCAGGCTATTTTTGAAGGTGCTATGGCCTTCCTTAATCGTCAGTACAAAACACTTATTCCGTTTACTATCGTTATTTTCTTAATTCTATTTTACATCGACGGTTACAAATTGGCTGTATCCTTTCTGGTAGGTGCCGTTTGTTCGGCCATTGCCGGTTATGTGGGTATGACCTCAACCACCAAATCCAACGCCCGTACCACCGAAGCGGCCCGTCACAGCCTGAACAAGGCGCTGAGTGTTTCTTTCCGCGCCGGTGCGGTAATGGGTATGTCGGTTGCCGGTTTAGGACTTTTAGGTGTATCCGGTCTATACATAATCTTCAAAGACCCTGTTGTTATTAACAGCTTTGCGTTTGGCGCAAGTGCTATCGCTTTCTTTGCCCGTGTCGGCGGCGGTATCTTTACCAAAGCAGCCGACGTTGGCGCTGACCTGGTCGGTAAGGTAGAAGCAGGCATTCCGGAGGATGATCCCCGTAATCCGGCTGTTATTGCTGACAATGTCGGTGATAATGTTGGCGACACCGCCGGCATGGGTGCCGACCTATTCGAATCCTATGCGGCTACCGCTATTGCCGCTATGCTTATCGGTCAAACTGTGTTCAAAGGCGATATCAATGGTGTACTGTTCCCGCTGGTTATCGGTGCGGCCGGTATTTTTGCATCCATTGTCAGCACCTTCCTGGTTAGAACCAGTGAAGACGGCGACCCTCAGGCGGCCTTAAACAGAGGTATCTGGGGCACCAATATCCTGGTGGCTTTTGCTACCTATGGTTTTGCCAGCATGATGTTCCCGGCTCAGGCTATGGGCATTACGATTGCGGTTATTTGCGGTCTGGCGGTTAACGTACTTGTTGGCGCTATTACCGAATACTATACTTCCAATAACAAGCCTCCCACACAACACATTGCCGATGCTTCCCAAACCGGTCCGGCTACCAACGTTATTGCCGGTATTGCCTGCGGTCTGAGAAGTACCGCACTGCCGATGCTGGTATTTGCCGTTGCTATCTGGGTTGCCTACAGTGCAGCCGGTATCTATGGTATTGCTATGGCAGCCATGGGCATGCTGTGCACAGCAGGCATGGTTGTTGCTGTTGACTCCTTCGGTCCGGTAGCCGATAATGCCGGTGGTATTGCCGAAATGGCTGAACTTGGACCTGAAATCCGTAAAACCACTGACAAGCTGGATGCGGTTGGTAACACCACTGCGGCTATTGCCAAAGGTTTTGCCATTGGCTCGGCGGCGCTTACCGCCCTGGCCTTGTTCACCGCGTTTGGTGAAGAAATAGCTAAAAACCCCAAACTGTCCGGTCTTCTGGTTAATGGCCATCTGGTAATCAACCTGACCGAACCGGCTGTTATTATTGGTATCTTCCTGGGCGCGACCCTGCCGTTCCTGGTGTGTGCTTTTACTATGGAAGCAGTTGGTAAAGCTGCCTTTGAAATGATTGGTGAAGTTCGCCGTCAGTTCCGTGAAATCCCCGGCATTATGGAAGGCACAGGCCGTCCTGACTATGCCAGCTGCGTGGATATCAGCACTAAAGCCGCTATCCGTGAAATGATGCTGCCTGGTCTCTTTGCCGTAGGTTCTCCGATTCTGGTTGGTTTCGTACTTGGCGCGAAAGCGCTGGCAGGCTTCCTGGCCGGTGCTACTGCTGCCGGTGTGCTGCTGGCTCTCTTTATGTCCAACGCCGGCGGCGCCTGGGACAATGCCAAGAAATGGATTGAGACAGGCAAATTAGGCGGTAAAGGTACTCCTGCCCATGCTGCCGCAGTTATCGGCGACACGGTTGGTGACCCGTTCAAAGATACTTCCGGTCCTGCCATGAACCCGCTGATTAAAGTTGCCGGTACTATTTCACTTATTATTGCTCCGCTGCTTTTCTTCTAA
- the eno gene encoding phosphopyruvate hydratase yields MSTTIVDVLAREIMDSRGNPTVEVDVLLEDGTMGRAAVPSGASTGAYEAVELRDGDKSRYQGKGVLKAVENVNEIITPEIIGMDALDQIGIDQAMLELDGTPNKAKLGANAILGVSMAVAKAAAAASGLTLYQYLGGANAKEVPVPMMNILNGGKHADNNVDVQEFMILPVGADSFAEALRMGSEIYHSLKKVLGSRGLATAVGDEGGFAPNLSSNEEALKVIIEAIEAAGYKPGEQIMLGLDVAATEIFKDGNYHLEGEGVVKTPAEMVEYYSQLVEKYPIISIEDGMSEDDWDGWKLLTERLGGKVQLVGDDLFVTNVERLSQGIATRTANSILVKVNQIGTLTETFDTIEMAKRAGYTCVISHRSGETEDATIADIAVAVNAGQIKTGAPARTDRVAKYNQLLRIEEQLGDLAQYRGRKVFYNLR; encoded by the coding sequence ATGTCTACAACCATTGTTGATGTTTTAGCCAGAGAAATTATGGATTCCCGCGGCAATCCGACCGTAGAAGTCGATGTACTGTTAGAAGACGGCACCATGGGCCGCGCCGCTGTTCCTTCAGGGGCATCCACCGGCGCTTATGAAGCGGTGGAACTGCGTGACGGTGATAAAAGCCGTTATCAGGGAAAAGGCGTACTGAAGGCTGTCGAGAATGTAAACGAAATTATTACTCCGGAAATTATCGGCATGGATGCGCTTGACCAAATCGGTATTGACCAAGCCATGCTGGAACTTGACGGTACACCCAACAAAGCCAAGTTAGGCGCTAACGCCATTCTGGGCGTATCCATGGCGGTAGCTAAAGCAGCGGCAGCCGCTTCCGGGCTTACCCTGTATCAATACCTCGGCGGCGCTAACGCCAAAGAAGTGCCGGTGCCGATGATGAACATCCTCAACGGCGGCAAACATGCCGACAATAATGTCGATGTTCAGGAATTCATGATTTTGCCGGTAGGCGCAGACAGCTTTGCCGAAGCTCTCCGCATGGGTTCGGAAATTTATCACAGTCTCAAAAAAGTGCTTGGCAGCCGCGGTTTAGCTACTGCTGTCGGCGATGAAGGCGGTTTTGCTCCGAATCTGTCTTCCAATGAAGAAGCGCTTAAAGTTATCATTGAGGCGATTGAAGCTGCCGGTTACAAACCGGGTGAACAAATTATGCTGGGACTTGATGTGGCTGCCACGGAAATTTTTAAAGACGGAAATTACCATCTCGAAGGCGAAGGTGTTGTGAAAACTCCGGCTGAAATGGTGGAATACTATAGTCAGTTAGTTGAAAAATATCCGATCATTTCGATTGAAGACGGAATGTCTGAAGACGATTGGGATGGCTGGAAGCTGCTGACAGAACGTTTGGGCGGCAAAGTGCAGCTGGTCGGCGACGATTTATTTGTAACCAATGTCGAGCGCCTGAGCCAGGGAATTGCCACCAGAACCGCTAACTCCATTTTGGTTAAAGTAAATCAAATCGGCACCCTGACCGAAACCTTTGACACTATCGAAATGGCGAAGCGGGCCGGCTACACTTGTGTTATCTCCCACCGTTCGGGTGAAACCGAGGATGCCACTATTGCCGATATTGCCGTAGCCGTTAATGCCGGTCAAATTAAAACCGGTGCTCCGGCCCGTACCGACCGGGTGGCAAAATACAATCAATTGCTCCGGATTGAAGAGCAATTGGGTGATCTTGCTCAGTATCGCGGCCGCAAGGTCTTTTATAACCTAAGATAA
- a CDS encoding alpha/beta hydrolase produces MAIMPGSEPFFLPGGEQGVLLVHGFTGAPSEMRLAGEYLHKLGYTVLAPRLPGHGTTPREMAKTTWNHWYGNVEDGYHLLAGICSSVSAVGLSMGGLLTLKLASEYPLRRLAVLSTPIYIANKQLPLLPLYRLFTDFVPKKRKRLPDIGEDYSITYEVTPLSSLSSLLALIKEVDALLPSITVPTLVVQSKKEHTVKPESAQHIYDNLGSTGKKLVWLNNSGHIVTLDRERDTVFQEISQFFTL; encoded by the coding sequence TTGGCTATTATGCCAGGATCTGAACCTTTTTTTCTGCCTGGTGGTGAACAGGGTGTACTTTTGGTACATGGTTTTACCGGAGCGCCGTCAGAGATGCGCTTGGCAGGAGAATATTTACATAAGTTAGGCTATACTGTATTAGCGCCCCGGCTGCCGGGGCATGGAACAACGCCCCGGGAAATGGCGAAAACAACCTGGAATCACTGGTATGGCAATGTTGAGGACGGTTATCATTTATTAGCGGGAATATGCAGCAGTGTTTCGGCGGTGGGGTTGTCCATGGGGGGGCTTTTGACCTTGAAACTGGCCAGTGAATATCCGCTGAGGCGGCTGGCAGTTCTTAGTACACCCATCTATATTGCCAACAAGCAACTGCCCCTGCTGCCCTTGTATCGCCTGTTTACCGATTTTGTTCCCAAGAAGCGCAAGCGCCTGCCGGATATTGGCGAAGACTATTCGATTACCTATGAGGTAACGCCACTCAGCAGCTTATCCAGCCTGCTTGCCCTCATAAAAGAGGTTGACGCCTTATTGCCTTCAATCACCGTACCGACACTGGTTGTACAATCAAAGAAAGAACACACGGTTAAGCCCGAGAGTGCGCAGCATATCTATGATAATCTGGGAAGCACCGGAAAAAAACTGGTATGGCTTAATAATTCAGGTCACATTGTGACCCTTGACAGGGAACGTGACACTGTTTTTCAGGAGATTAGTCAATTTTTTACGCTATAA
- a CDS encoding gamma-glutamyl-gamma-aminobutyrate hydrolase family protein — MRKPLIGITANQFVTEGGIMAGTKRQFVSDAYVRSILSAGGVPVLLPIITEQSAIEQQLAAMDGLLLTGGGDMQPQLFGEEPVPALGKVIPERDTHELLLVALALKADKPVLGICRGCQVLAIASGGTIYQHLSADEATIQHDQNSPADYAGHTVLLEPGCKLATILGDKVMTNSFHHQAVKSAGRGLTVSARAKDGIIEAIEHETAAFAVGVQWHPELMIDSNPAMLALFEAFVSAAGRKY, encoded by the coding sequence ATGCGCAAACCGCTGATTGGTATTACTGCCAACCAGTTTGTGACAGAAGGCGGGATCATGGCCGGCACCAAACGGCAATTTGTCAGTGATGCCTATGTCCGGTCGATACTTAGCGCCGGCGGGGTGCCTGTGTTGCTGCCAATTATTACCGAGCAGTCAGCCATTGAGCAACAACTGGCTGCAATGGACGGCCTGCTGCTCACCGGAGGTGGCGATATGCAGCCACAGCTGTTTGGGGAAGAGCCGGTGCCGGCACTGGGTAAAGTCATCCCTGAGCGCGACACGCATGAATTGCTGCTTGTCGCTTTGGCACTGAAGGCAGATAAGCCGGTACTGGGCATTTGCCGGGGCTGCCAGGTGCTGGCCATCGCGTCAGGCGGCACTATTTATCAGCATTTATCGGCAGATGAAGCCACTATTCAGCATGACCAGAATTCTCCTGCCGATTATGCCGGACATACCGTTTTGCTGGAGCCTGGCTGCAAATTAGCCACGATATTAGGGGACAAAGTTATGACCAACAGCTTCCATCATCAGGCCGTCAAGAGCGCTGGCCGCGGGCTTACCGTGAGCGCACGGGCCAAGGATGGAATTATCGAAGCCATTGAGCATGAAACAGCCGCTTTTGCGGTGGGCGTTCAATGGCATCCTGAACTAATGATTGACAGCAATCCGGCCATGCTTGCATTATTTGAAGCGTTTGTCAGTGCGGCCGGCCGGAAATACTAG
- a CDS encoding PaaI family thioesterase encodes MNRNDEWCFACGRDNPIGLKLDFREENDTYISTFTPGPEHQGYGGIMHGGLVSTLLDEIMARYLYAKGLTAVTAKLEVRFRHPTPIGQELRICGWITGQRGKMYELAGNISLPDGTVTAEGKATVAVKGDE; translated from the coding sequence ATGAACAGAAATGATGAATGGTGCTTTGCCTGCGGCCGGGATAATCCCATAGGGCTGAAACTTGACTTCCGTGAAGAAAATGACACATATATATCAACCTTTACTCCCGGTCCGGAGCATCAGGGCTATGGCGGCATTATGCACGGCGGTTTGGTAAGCACGCTGCTGGACGAGATTATGGCGCGCTATTTGTATGCCAAAGGCCTTACCGCCGTTACGGCCAAGCTCGAAGTACGGTTCCGGCATCCCACTCCCATTGGTCAGGAATTACGCATCTGTGGATGGATTACCGGCCAACGGGGAAAAATGTATGAACTAGCCGGTAACATTAGTTTGCCGGACGGAACAGTAACGGCCGAAGGAAAAGCGACGGTTGCCGTAAAAGGAGATGAATAA
- the smpB gene encoding SsrA-binding protein SmpB codes for MSKEAGIKIAAENRKARHDYHIHETYEAGIALTGTEVKSLRAGKANLKDAYARIDNAEVMLHNMHISPYDQGNRFNHEPLRTRKLLMHRYEINKLIGKTKEKGYTLVPIKLYFTRGKVKVELGLASGKHTYDKRQDLAERDAKRDMERALRDRQKD; via the coding sequence GTGAGCAAAGAAGCAGGCATAAAAATAGCGGCGGAAAACCGGAAGGCCCGCCACGATTATCATATTCACGAAACCTATGAGGCCGGGATTGCACTTACCGGCACGGAAGTTAAATCACTCCGGGCCGGCAAAGCTAACCTGAAGGATGCCTACGCCCGCATTGATAATGCCGAGGTTATGCTCCACAATATGCATATCAGCCCTTACGATCAGGGCAATCGCTTTAACCATGAACCGCTGCGTACCCGCAAACTATTGATGCACCGGTATGAAATCAATAAATTAATTGGCAAAACCAAAGAAAAAGGCTATACCCTGGTGCCGATCAAATTGTATTTTACCAGAGGCAAAGTTAAGGTAGAACTGGGACTGGCCAGTGGTAAACATACCTATGACAAGCGCCAGGACCTTGCCGAGCGGGATGCTAAACGCGATATGGAGCGAGCGCTGCGGGACCGGCAAAAAGATTAG
- the secG gene encoding preprotein translocase subunit SecG → MITGLMILEGILSIALIAVVVLQSGKSAGLSGSIAGGAESIFGGKGKGLDGILAKATIILATLFGIVTLILVKLMQ, encoded by the coding sequence GTGATAACAGGACTGATGATTTTGGAAGGCATACTTTCGATTGCATTAATTGCCGTTGTAGTGTTGCAGTCGGGGAAGAGCGCGGGTTTATCGGGTTCGATTGCCGGGGGAGCCGAATCTATTTTCGGTGGTAAAGGTAAGGGCCTTGATGGAATTCTGGCAAAGGCAACCATTATCCTCGCCACTTTGTTTGGAATAGTAACATTGATTTTGGTTAAATTGATGCAGTAG